GCCACAGGCAGACTCCGGAGGACTGGAGGAGGGTTCTGGAGGTCAACCTGACGGGGGCCTTCCTGGCTGCATCCGCCTTCCTCAGGAGGATGCGGCCCGCGGGTTACGGCAGGCTGATCTTCGCCGGATCGGTGGCCGGGAGGCTGGGCGCGGCGGGCACCTGCTCGTACAGCGCCTCGAAGGAGGGGCTCAGGGGCCTCTCCAGGGTCATAGCGGTCGAGAACGCCTCCCGCGGGATCACCTCGAACTGCCTGGAGATGGGCTACATGGACGCCGGGCTGAGCTACTCCATCCCCGACGAACCGAGGGAGAGGATCAGGCAGAGCATCCCCGCGGGGGGGTTCGGCGACCCGTCGCAGCTCGTGGAGGCCGTTCTCTTCCTCGAGAGGGCGTCCTACGTGAACGGGGCGGTGATCCCGGTAACCGGAGGGCTCTGATCCCCTACCTCCCGTATCTCCATCTCAGGAAGTACCGCTCCGCCTCCGGCACGGCCGTCGGGGGATGCTCCATGCAGCGGGCGACGAGCCTTCCATAGACGCCCCCGTCGTACACGCGGCAGGCCAGGTGGAAGTCCAGTATCCCTTCGGGGGCGAAGGACCGCTTGTAGTCGAAGATACCGTCGTCGCCGCCCGGGCCGCCGCCCAGCAGGAAGCTGCGGAACCCCGCGTCCCTCGCCCATCTGATGATCTCGTGCTTGAGCAGGTTGTTGGGCCTGAGTTCGAAGGAGTCCTCCCTCGTGCCGCCCAGGTATGAGTAGACCGCCGTTTTGGAGGCGAGCACCATTTCGGCCGAGACTGCCACGCCGCCTGCGAGGGCGTAGAACATCGTGCATCCGCTCCCCAGCCCTTCGGCCAGGGTGTCGTAGAAACCCTGCGGGAAGCGGAATCCCCCGTCCGCGCCCCTGCGGTCCATCGTCGTCGCGTAGATGGACAGGAAGTCGCCGAAGTGCGGCCCCAGAGGCTCCTCCCGGATGACCTCCACTCCGGACCGCAGGGCCTTGTTCACGTTCTTGCGGTTGTTGTGCCTGTAGCCCGTCCAGATCTCGTCGTCGGAACGCCCCAGGGCCACGACGACCTGCCTGTTCCCCTTGCGCAGATCGTAGTGTCGCGAAAGTGCGGCCTCCGAACCGAGGAGCGGGTTGAGGCGGATCAGCTCCGCAACTACGCCGGTCTTCGCGCAGTGGTCGCTGAATAGAGCCATGAAGTCGTCCAGCAGGCCCTCCCTGTCGCTGTCGCCGTAGATCCCGCCGTAGCCGTAGGCCGTCATGAGATCGCAGGAGCCCTCAGGTGCTCCGAGCCACGGGATGGCCGCCAGTCTGCGCCTGAAGTACGGGTGGAGCAGGATGCCCCGCTCGTCGCGGAGTACCGCGCATTCAGCCGAGGCTCCCGGCTCGAGGCCGGCGAAGGCGCGGTAGTATCCCGGGCCCGCGAACACGTCTCCGGCCTCGGGCGGAAGCAGACGCCACGCATCCTTCCATCCCTCGTCCCCGTTCCCGTAGACCTCGAATGCCATATGCACCTCCGGTGCCGGAACATCGCGAACCAGCGCCATGCAGGCCAGTTTGCGCCGTCGCGCCAGGATGCGTTAGCATTGAACGGGATCGTCGGATACGAGCCGGGATGGAACCGACATGACCAGACGCGCCAGATTGCTGGGAATCCTGCTGCCCGCGGCCGTATCCGCCGGGCTGCTCCTGCTCGTCTACAGGCGGGTCGATCCCGGTACGCTCCTGTCCGGCCTGGGTGAGGCCGATCCGGCCTGGGCAGTCATGTACGTGCTACTCTCTTCCATAGAGCCGATCCTGAGAGGGCTGCGGTGGTCGATGCTGGCGGGAACCGCCTCGCCAGGCACCGCCATTCGAGGGCTCTTCATCGCGAAGGCCGGCAACAATCTACTGCCCTTGAGGATGGGTGACGCCATGCGCGCCCAGTTCATCCGGGACAGGGCGGGCGTGCCCTACTCACGGTCCGTCGCCTCCATCCTGGCCGAATCGGTTCTCGACCTGTTCTTCCTCGGCGCGATAGTCCTCGTGTTCGGGGTGTTCCTCGCCTCGAGCAGGGGTCTCCTGCTGGCGGCCGCGATCCTCGTCGCCGTCCCCTTGCTGGCATTCCTGGCCATGAAGATCCCCGGCAGGCTGCCTCAAGGGATCAGGCGTTCCGCTCCTTGCGCCGTGCTCGGCAAGATCGCGGGGCACCTGAGATCCATGGCCGCCGGACCCCGCTGGAACGGTCTCCTGGTTTCGACCTCGGCCCTGTGGATCCTCACCCTGGCCACCTCCTACTGCGGCCTGAGGATGTTCCTGCCCGAGGTGCCCCTCCTGGGCGTGATCGCCACCATCGTGTTCGTCTACTTCTCCGTGCTGGTGCCCTCGGCCCCGGGTTTCATAGGCACCTACCACGCGGCGGTGGCGGGGAGCCTCGCCCTGATGGGCTACGACCTGTGCGACTTCCCCGCGGCGCCGGTCGCGATACACCTGCTCCAGTTCGTGCCCCAGACCCTGACGGGTCTCGCCCTGGGAGCCGGGTACATGTTCTCGAACGACTGGGGCAGGGCCTGGGAGGGGTTCGAGCACGCCAGGAAGAGCCTTCTCGACACCGGAGAACGCGCATGAGGGCCGTCGTCGTCGGAGGCGGGATCTCGGGGATCGCAGCCGCGTACTTCCTGCTGCGCGAATGCCGCGATCCGGACCTCGAGGTGCACCTGTTCGAGAAGAGGCCAGAACCCGGGGGGCTCTGCCGGACCGTGGGCATGGAGGGCGGGTTCGGGTTCGACTTCGGGCCGCACAACATCCACTCCGTCGATCCGTGGTTCAACTCCTTCATGGAGGATCTGCTGGGCGAGGAGTACCGGACGCGCGTCTACAAGCCCAGGGTCGTGTTCAGGGACAGCTTCATCCCCTACCCGATGAAGGGGCTGGACATACTGGGCGGGATATCGCCCCTCACCTCCGCCGCGTGCGCCGCGAGCTTCCTCTGGAGCAGGGTGGAGTCGCTCTTCCGCGAGTGGCGTGACGACAGCTTCGAGGACTTCATCCGCAACAGGTTCGGCAGGAAGCTCTACGACATCTACTTCGGCCCCTTCACCGAGAAGACCTGGGGAGTGCCCGGCAGCATGATCTCGGCAGACTTCGGCAGGCAGAGGATAGGCATCTTCACTCTCTGGGACCTCTTCAAGCGCACCTTCCTGGGCATGAAGCCCAGGGCGATGGAGGCCGAGGAGGATCCGTTCCTCAACTCCAGGTGCGTCTACCCGGACCATGGCAGCGGAACGGTCATCGAAGCCCTGCTCGGACCCTGCATCGCCGACCCGAGGTTCGCGATGCACGCGGGCGAACCGGTGACCGGGCTCCGTCCGGACGGGGCAGGGATGGCCGTGTCGGCGGCCTCCTCAGAGATGCACGCCGACCTGGTGTTCTCGAGCATCTCGCTCGAGGACCTGTCCTCCATGCTCGGGCTTCCCGACCCCGGCCTGGTATACATCTCCACCCGCTTCCTCCTCGTGACGCTCGAGCAGGAGAGCGTCTTCGGCACGACGCCCTGGGTCTACTTCGCCGACGACAGGACGTCGTTCAACAGGGTGAGCGAGCCCCGGAACATGAGCCCGCACATGGCCCCCGAGGGCAGGACTTCCCTGTGCATCGAGTTCACGACTACGGGTCGGGACACGATCGCATCGGCCCCGGGTGAGGATCTGCTCGACCGGGCGGTTTCCGGCCTCTCGGGGTATGGTCTGGTGTCTCCGGGTGCGGTGATGGACTGGCGGGTGGTGGACTGGGAGAACACCTATCCGCTCAGAACCATAGACTACAGGAGCGCGACCTCGAAGGCGCTCGCATCCCTCGAACCCTGCCGGAACCTCGTCACGCACGGCAGGCTGGGCCGGTTCGAGTACTTCAACATGGACCACTGCGTTTTGGACGCCCGCAAGACCGTAGCGGAGGCACTGGGCGGAATCTCCCGCGACGGGCGCGCCTGCCCGGGGACTGGCGCTTGAGCCGTTCCCCCGGCATCGAATCCGTCGCCTGGGCGGCCCTTGCCGCGGTTTTCCTGCTGCGGGTCGCGGTCCTGCTGTTCCAGGGCGCTCCCGGGAGCGAAGCCTGGGAGGGCAGGATCTCTTACACCGACACGCACTCCTACCTGCATGCAGCGGAGGAGCTCTCGGACGGGTCGCAGGCCGAACCGCTCTTCCGCACTCCCGGCTATCCGATCCTTCTGAATGCCACCGCCGATCTGGCCGGGCCCCGCTGGACCTGCACCATGATCCTGCAGCAGATCGCTGAACTGGCTACCGCTCTCGCAGTGGCCGCCATGGCGGCGCAGACCCTCGGGAGACAGCTCGGCGCAGTCTCCGGAGCGCTCTACATGTGCCTCCCCTCGGGGATCATCTACTCGTCGTACATGATCCCCGACGTCCACGTCTCGATGCTGACAGCCCTCTCGGGCCTTCTCTGGCTGCGGATACACCGCGGGGGCACCATCCCCGGGGCGGCCGTGGCCGGGCTTGGGGGCGGCCTCTGCATGGCGGCCGGGCTGATGCTGAAGCCTGTGGTACTGTACTCACCGGTGATCTATGCTGCGCTGACCGCCGTCCCCGGGCCGGGCAGGGCAAGGAGGGCGGTGTTCGCGGCTGCTCTCGCGGTCCCGCTGGCCGCATCCTACCTCCTCCTGAGGACCCACAACGAGAACTCCTTCGGCCTGCCGGGCATGACGACCCAGGACGCGCTCGAGCCCATGGGCAGGATGGTCCAGATCGCCGACTACAGGGGGCTTGGTGTAGGCGGCGGCACGTTCTGGATGTACAGGGACAGCCTGGAGGCTCTCTGCACGGTGGATGGAGTCATGGACTACGCCATGAGGGACAGCGTGTTCCGGGCTGCCGCGAGGGATGCGGTGCTGTCGAATCCCCTGAGGGTGGCCTGGTTCGAACTCAGCCGCTGGCCCAAGTTCTTCGTGAACCTCGACGCGCACAGACCCTACCTCGGACTGACTCCGCCAGACCGCAAGCCGCTTCTCTACGCCGGCCTAACGACGATCCTGCAGTTCCCCCTGCTGATCGCCCTGGTGTCGGCGCTGCCGTCCCGCAGGGTGCGCGCGGAACTCGGAGGCATCTTCTGGCTGGGCCTCGCCTGGTTTCTCTATTCGGTGCCGGTGATCGGACCCATAGCGTCCTTCAGGTACGGCCTGATGTTCTACTGGGCGCTCGTGCCGTTCGTCCCCGCGGCGGCCTCGGTCCTACTGCGCAGGAGGAGGCAGAGGGAGGACATCCCCGTCGCGCAGAGCACCGGGAGGAAGGTCAGCCCGTAGCGGGGGCCGGCCAGCGGCCCGTGGACGAGCGACATCACTGCCATCCAGGCTGCCGTCAGCGCGAGCAGGGGGCCCAGCTCCCTCCTGACCCTTCTCACGATCAATCCCGCCGCGAACCCGGCCGGGAGGGAGAGGATGAGCAGAGCGGAGGCGGCCTTGAGCGGGAAGGCGAGCGGGCTGTCCGGAGGGAGCCCGAGATATCGCAGGGTGCTCCCGATCCCTGTGGAGAAGAACCGCGGCCAGCTCACGGCATGCGGGACGAGAACCTCTGCAGGATGGGCCGAGAACTCTGAGAGCGCCATATCCCTGTAGATCCTGCCGCGCAGGGCGTAATCCGGCTCCCCGTCGACGGTCGAGACGGCCTCGACGCTGTCCTTCACATCGGTCACGAACTCGAGCTGGGTGGCCCTGCCCGTGAGGACCCAGATCCTTCCTGCCTGCTCGTATCCATCCTGCGCAGAGATCGCGTCGAGACCGAATGCATCCCGGTTGTGGGCGCGCCACAGCAGCGGCCCGGCCTGCGAGGCGGCGAGCACGGCCAGGGCGGCCAGGATCCGGGCATGCAGCGCCCCCGATCTCGAGAAGAGCGCCAGGATGATGTAGACGGCAGGGGCGAACAGGAGGACCGGCTTGATCAATGCGCCGGTCGAGAGGAGCAGCCCGATCGCGGAGTACCTCGCGATCAGGCTTCCGGTTCTCTCCGCCCCGTGTGTATGCAGCCAGATGAGGCAGGTGGAAGCAGAAACGAGGGCCAGCAGGGTGTCGGGCAGTATCCGCGAGGAGGCCACGGAGGAGGCCGGCAGCAGAAGGTAGACGGCCGAGGCGGCCCACCAGCGGGTGCAGCCGGCACGCTTCGCCATGAGTCCGATCAGCACTGCGGTCGTGATGTCCGCGATCTGCTGGATTGCGACCACAGGGATCGGCGAGCCGGACACGGACCCGGATGCGATGAGGATGACGGGATAGCCCGGAGTCCTCGTCGATGCGCTGTCCTGCACACCGTCGGAGAGGTCCCCGGCAAGGGCGATGTAGCCGTGCGAATCGGGCTCGATCGTCCATGACTGCCAGACTCCGGGATTCCATGGCTCCCCGGCCGAGAGGAGAACCGCAGCCCGCACCGCCAAGGCTGACACTATCAGGATAACTGTGGCGGAGCGCCCGGCTGTCAGGTCTTCCCCCGTTCCCAGATCGCCTTCCTGAGCGCGGCGCACCTGGCGTAGGCACCGAAGCTCATGAACGTGAAGGTGCCCCTCTTCAGGAGGGTATCTCCACCGAGGCTCACTATCAGCAGCGAGACCACCCCCAGGAATGCGACGAAGCCTATGTCGCCGGCGAGGTCGCCCGTGAACTTCAGGTCGAGGCCCCTGAGACAGGCGATGATGAGCAACGCATAGAGCACGGTTCCGACCAGCCCGGTCTCGAAGAGCAGCAGAGCCCATCCGCTGTGTGTGGAGAGCGTGTATCCGAGCATGCCCGTCCTCGACTGCCTGTAGGAGTACCACGAGCCGACCCCCCAGCCGAAGACGGGCTTCTCGACGAATCCCTCGAGCGCGATGCGGATGTTCTCGAGCCTCATCCCGGCATCCGGGTTCTGCTGGAGAGTGCCCGTCCTCGCGGCCAGCGAGAGCTGCTGGATGCGGTCCACCATCCTCTCTGTCTGCTCGTTCTCGGGCAGCATCGTGAACACCAGCGCCCCTGTCGCGAAGAGGGCCAGGGCCCACCAGACCTTCCGCCTGTACAGCGCGAGCACGGCTACATAGGCTGCCGCGGGGGTCCTCGCCCCGGTGATGAAAGTGGCCACCGTGACGAAGACGATCCCGGCGAGGCTGGCCACCCGGTCCCTGATGCGGGGCGCCGAGTGGAGGAACATCAGGAGGATCGGGAGGAGCAGCAGGCCGCTGCCCGCAGGCTCCTGGTAGTGGGGGACGGGGCCGAAGACGGTCCTCCCGCTCATGAAGGGCACCCAGCGGGGGGTGTAGGCAAGGATGTTGGAGAGCAGCCCGAGACCCGTCACGATGAGGAGCCACTTCACCTGCCTGTCCGTGCCGGAGAGCAGGAACGCCGTGCAAAGCAGGAAGAAGACGAAATTCCCGGCGTTCTCGAAGGAGGTCTTGAACGAGGGATCGGAGCTCAGTACCAGGTTGGAAACGACGAGGTAGACGGCCATCAGGGCGGCCGGGGCGAGTATCCGGGAGGCCCTGAGCCATGCGACGGCCGTGGAGACGGTCCTCCAGGAGACCGCCAGCAGCAGAAGGGCCAGTACCGAACGCATCCCCGACCCCAGCAGGGGGACTTCGAGCTGTAGCCCTCCCATCGTCATGAACATCAGGGCATAGAACAGGATCAGCCGCGAGCGGGCCGAGACCACCGAAGTCAGGGCGAGCAGGACCCCTGCGGCCGTGAGCGCGTATGTGAGGAGCTCGGACAATCCCGTCAGCCCGGGGGAGCCGGTTCCAGGCGCGACATCAGGATCGAGGCGACGGTGGCCGAGACGTCACGCGCCATGTATTCCGGAGGCGGTGTCCAGGACGGCTTCCTCGACAGCGCCGCATGAACGCACCTCGAGACGTTGCCGGGCTCGACGCCGGCCAGGATGTTGCTGCCGCACTCCACCGTCTCGGGCCTTTCGGTGACGTCCCTCAGGGTGACGTTGGGCACGTGCAGGATGCAGCACTCCTCCTGGACGGTTCCGCTGTCCGAGAGCACGCACCGCGCGTTCTTCTCGAGCTTCACGAAGTCGAACAGCCCGAAGGGGTCCATCAGGCTTATGCCCGAGTCCGCGGGGAGCCCGCCCATGGCGGCCAGCCTGTCACGCGTGCGGGGATGGGTGCTGACGATCACTGGCAGCCCGTGCTCGCGCCCGACCCTGGAGAGCGACTCGAACAGGCTCGCGAGCCTGGGTTCCGGATCGACGTTCTCGGCCCTGTGCGCCGTCACGAGGAAGTATCCGCCGGGTTCGAGGCCCAGCCTGTCGAGGATGCCGGAGGAGTCGATGGCGTCCGTGTTGCGTTCGAGGACCTCGAGGATCGGGTTCCCCGTGACGAGAATCCTGGCGGAGCGGTACCCCTCCCTCAGGAGGTTGGCCCTGCTCCTCTCGGTATACGGCATCAGAACGTCGCTGCAGGAGTCGACTATGCGCCGGTTGACCTCCTCTGGCACCCTGTCGTCGAAGCAGCGGTTCCCGGCCTCCATGTGGAAGACGGGTATGCCCGCCCGCTTGGCGATGATCACCGAAAGGGCGCTGTTCGTGTCGCCGAGGACGAGAACCCTGTCGGGCCTCTCCTCCCTGAAGACCCGTTCGCAGCCCTCGAGGATGCCCGCGAGCTGCCTTCCCGGGCTCGACGTGTCCACGCCGAGGAATGCGTCCGGCCTCCTGACCCCCAGTTCGGAGAAGAAGACGTCCGAGAGGGCCGGATCGCTGTTCTGCCCGGTGTGCACCACCCTGTGGTCGCAGAGGCCGTCGAGCCTCCCGATCACGATCGAGAGGCGGATGATCTCGGGCCGCGTGCCGAGAACGGTTACCAGCTTCATCTCAGCAGCTCCCCGCCCGCTCCGTCGACCATGTCCGGCATGAGCGAGTTGCGCGACAGCAGCTCGCACAGCGCCTCAGGCCCGATGAGCGACCCGGCCGAGCTGTACTCGCCGCCGATGGGCTCGCCGGCCCGCGAGGTCCCGCGGACCTCGGGCAGGATGGAGCCGATGGCGTAGAACCCGTCGCCGGTGGCGAACGTCCTGAACGCCTCCTCCTCCGAGACGAGGATCTCGTGGATCTTCTCTCCCGGCCTGATCCCCGTGATCACGGTGGCTATGTCCCTGCCGCCGATGAGCGCCCCGGCCAGGTCGGTCATGCGTGCGGACGGGGCCCTGGGGATCCAGGTCTCGCCCGGGAGGGCGTCCCTCACCGCGGCGAAGACAGTGTCGACCGCGTCGTCCAGGCTCAGCAGGAACCGTGTCATGTCGCGGGTGGTGATCGTGACGGGCCCGCCTGCCCTGATCTGGTCGAGGAACAGCGGTATGACCGAACCCCTCGAGGCCAGGACGTTCCCGTAGCGCACGCAGACGAACCTCGTCCGGGGGCAGCGCATGTTGCCCTGCTGGAAGACGCGCTCCTGCAGCGCCTTGGTCATGCCCATGACGTTGACCGGCTTGCAGGCCTTGTCCGTCGAGATCCCCACGACCGTCTCGACCGGCAGCCCCAGCTCCTGGATGGCGCGGATGATGTTCTCGGGACCCTGGACGTTGGTCCTGACAGCCTCGAACGGGAAGTACTCGCACGTGGGCACCTGCTTGAGAGCCGCGGCGTTGAACACGACGTCCACGCCCTGGAGGACGGCCGCAACCGAATGGTAGTCCCTCACGTCGCCTATCCTGAACTCCAGCAGGCGCTTCGAATTATCGTAGATGATCTCGTCAGTGGCGGCCCTGGCATGCGCGTAGTCCATCCGCATGAAGTGCTGCTTGGCCTCGTCGCGCGAGAAGACCACCACCGCGGAGGGGGTGCCCATCTCGCCCGAGAGGAGCCTCCTGACAAGGACCTGCCCCAGCGATCCGGTGCCTCCGGTTACCAGGAGCCTCTTTCCTTCGAGACAGCTCATCCCCGGGTTCTCCATTCGTCGTAGCGCCCCAGGTCGTCCCCGAGCGCGGAAATCATGCCATCCAGAGGCGGGATGGCGATCCCTGCCGCCTCTGCAAATTTGTCGGAGCAGAGGCTGCGGTCCTCCACGGGCTCGTCGACGGGCGTGACCTCGATCCCGAGGCCGAGAGCGGCGTCGATCCGCCTGAGGAGGTCGTACTTCGACACCGGTTCGGATGCCACGTGGAACAGCCCCTCCGCCGGCGATCCCCTGCG
This genomic window from Candidatus Fermentibacter sp. contains:
- a CDS encoding SDR family oxidoreductase yields the protein MNAKEDVLFVVAGGSSALGSGLCRDLAGRGCSVLATYGSSPGSVPESVEAVKCDATNQGECEALASKAFSASSRVVLVYLPGISASAVCHRQTPEDWRRVLEVNLTGAFLAASAFLRRMRPAGYGRLIFAGSVAGRLGAAGTCSYSASKEGLRGLSRVIAVENASRGITSNCLEMGYMDAGLSYSIPDEPRERIRQSIPAGGFGDPSQLVEAVLFLERASYVNGAVIPVTGGL
- a CDS encoding GNAT family N-acetyltransferase, translated to MAFEVYGNGDEGWKDAWRLLPPEAGDVFAGPGYYRAFAGLEPGASAECAVLRDERGILLHPYFRRRLAAIPWLGAPEGSCDLMTAYGYGGIYGDSDREGLLDDFMALFSDHCAKTGVVAELIRLNPLLGSEAALSRHYDLRKGNRQVVVALGRSDDEIWTGYRHNNRKNVNKALRSGVEVIREEPLGPHFGDFLSIYATTMDRRGADGGFRFPQGFYDTLAEGLGSGCTMFYALAGGVAVSAEMVLASKTAVYSYLGGTREDSFELRPNNLLKHEIIRWARDAGFRSFLLGGGPGGDDGIFDYKRSFAPEGILDFHLACRVYDGGVYGRLVARCMEHPPTAVPEAERYFLRWRYGR
- a CDS encoding lysylphosphatidylglycerol synthase transmembrane domain-containing protein, which translates into the protein MTRRARLLGILLPAAVSAGLLLLVYRRVDPGTLLSGLGEADPAWAVMYVLLSSIEPILRGLRWSMLAGTASPGTAIRGLFIAKAGNNLLPLRMGDAMRAQFIRDRAGVPYSRSVASILAESVLDLFFLGAIVLVFGVFLASSRGLLLAAAILVAVPLLAFLAMKIPGRLPQGIRRSAPCAVLGKIAGHLRSMAAGPRWNGLLVSTSALWILTLATSYCGLRMFLPEVPLLGVIATIVFVYFSVLVPSAPGFIGTYHAAVAGSLALMGYDLCDFPAAPVAIHLLQFVPQTLTGLALGAGYMFSNDWGRAWEGFEHARKSLLDTGERA
- a CDS encoding oleate hydratase; its protein translation is MRAVVVGGGISGIAAAYFLLRECRDPDLEVHLFEKRPEPGGLCRTVGMEGGFGFDFGPHNIHSVDPWFNSFMEDLLGEEYRTRVYKPRVVFRDSFIPYPMKGLDILGGISPLTSAACAASFLWSRVESLFREWRDDSFEDFIRNRFGRKLYDIYFGPFTEKTWGVPGSMISADFGRQRIGIFTLWDLFKRTFLGMKPRAMEAEEDPFLNSRCVYPDHGSGTVIEALLGPCIADPRFAMHAGEPVTGLRPDGAGMAVSAASSEMHADLVFSSISLEDLSSMLGLPDPGLVYISTRFLLVTLEQESVFGTTPWVYFADDRTSFNRVSEPRNMSPHMAPEGRTSLCIEFTTTGRDTIASAPGEDLLDRAVSGLSGYGLVSPGAVMDWRVVDWENTYPLRTIDYRSATSKALASLEPCRNLVTHGRLGRFEYFNMDHCVLDARKTVAEALGGISRDGRACPGTGA
- a CDS encoding O-antigen ligase family protein, yielding MSELLTYALTAAGVLLALTSVVSARSRLILFYALMFMTMGGLQLEVPLLGSGMRSVLALLLLAVSWRTVSTAVAWLRASRILAPAALMAVYLVVSNLVLSSDPSFKTSFENAGNFVFFLLCTAFLLSGTDRQVKWLLIVTGLGLLSNILAYTPRWVPFMSGRTVFGPVPHYQEPAGSGLLLLPILLMFLHSAPRIRDRVASLAGIVFVTVATFITGARTPAAAYVAVLALYRRKVWWALALFATGALVFTMLPENEQTERMVDRIQQLSLAARTGTLQQNPDAGMRLENIRIALEGFVEKPVFGWGVGSWYSYRQSRTGMLGYTLSTHSGWALLLFETGLVGTVLYALLIIACLRGLDLKFTGDLAGDIGFVAFLGVVSLLIVSLGGDTLLKRGTFTFMSFGAYARCAALRKAIWERGKT
- the wecB gene encoding UDP-N-acetylglucosamine 2-epimerase (non-hydrolyzing), translated to MKLVTVLGTRPEIIRLSIVIGRLDGLCDHRVVHTGQNSDPALSDVFFSELGVRRPDAFLGVDTSSPGRQLAGILEGCERVFREERPDRVLVLGDTNSALSVIIAKRAGIPVFHMEAGNRCFDDRVPEEVNRRIVDSCSDVLMPYTERSRANLLREGYRSARILVTGNPILEVLERNTDAIDSSGILDRLGLEPGGYFLVTAHRAENVDPEPRLASLFESLSRVGREHGLPVIVSTHPRTRDRLAAMGGLPADSGISLMDPFGLFDFVKLEKNARCVLSDSGTVQEECCILHVPNVTLRDVTERPETVECGSNILAGVEPGNVSRCVHAALSRKPSWTPPPEYMARDVSATVASILMSRLEPAPPG
- a CDS encoding polysaccharide biosynthesis protein codes for the protein MSCLEGKRLLVTGGTGSLGQVLVRRLLSGEMGTPSAVVVFSRDEAKQHFMRMDYAHARAATDEIIYDNSKRLLEFRIGDVRDYHSVAAVLQGVDVVFNAAALKQVPTCEYFPFEAVRTNVQGPENIIRAIQELGLPVETVVGISTDKACKPVNVMGMTKALQERVFQQGNMRCPRTRFVCVRYGNVLASRGSVIPLFLDQIRAGGPVTITTRDMTRFLLSLDDAVDTVFAAVRDALPGETWIPRAPSARMTDLAGALIGGRDIATVITGIRPGEKIHEILVSEEEAFRTFATGDGFYAIGSILPEVRGTSRAGEPIGGEYSSAGSLIGPEALCELLSRNSLMPDMVDGAGGELLR